One window from the genome of Magnolia sinica isolate HGM2019 chromosome 4, MsV1, whole genome shotgun sequence encodes:
- the LOC131244169 gene encoding rop guanine nucleotide exchange factor 1-like produces MGTVSSDDDAFDQQSERFGSYSLSADVSESESCSSFSGRQYSADADAASSSPASLALAAGKSVSSAPAPELMLAVGGRDVVMWEGKGEKRETDLSVAEVEMMKERFAKLLLGEDMSGGGKGVCTALAISNAITNP; encoded by the exons ATGGGGACTGTTTCGTCTGACGACGACGCTTTCGACCAGCAGAGCGAACGGTTCGGAAGCTACAGCTTGAGCGCTGATGTGAGCGAGTCCGAGAGCTGCAGCAGCTTCTCCGGTCGCCAGTACAGCGCCGATGCTGACGCCGCTTCGAGCTCTCCGGCGTCTCTTGCTCTCGCTGCCGGAAAGTCCGTTTCCTCGGCACCGGCGCCGGAACTGATGCTTGCTGTCGGCGGCAGAGATGTGGTCATGTGGGAAGGAAAGGGGGAGAAGCGAGAGACTGATTTATCTG TTGCAGAAGTTGAGATGATGAAGGAGCGGTTCGCGAAGCTTCTCCTTGGTGAAGACATGTCTGGTGGAGGGAAGGGAGTTTGCACTGCTCTTGCAATCTCAAATGCCATCACCAATCCATAA